The Carassius carassius chromosome 34, fCarCar2.1, whole genome shotgun sequence genome has a segment encoding these proteins:
- the LOC132115287 gene encoding somatomedin-B and thrombospondin type-1 domain-containing protein-like — protein MMTGARVCAVIALVMCACGACEAGCADRPTPRCCPGRNNECVERSARRTVCYCDTYCRRSGDCCDDYRPVCHTSAIDCEVRQWGPWSPCSSVCGAGTTERSRQVATPPHNGGTPCPDLKQRRGCLAHTETCSAAKEVAKILPDSFRRNFEDPWRRPHMLMKEEKKSYCVQMRVKQVSAACKMRPWSAGLVFERSVCIECQSDAMTNEDRCGGDGLQNIRTFWSAASAPGCSGSWVRELFTEDCRCPSYSMIFV, from the exons ATGATGACGGGAGCTCGCGTGTGCGCGGTGATCGCGCTCGTGATGTGCGCGTGCGGCGCGTGCGAGGCGGGATGCGCGGACAGACCGACGCCGAGATGCTGTCCAGGACGAAATAACGAGTGCGTGGAGAGGAGCGCGAGGAGAACCGTGTGTTACTGCGACACATACTGCCGGAGGAGCGGCGACTGCTGCGACGATTACCGGCCCGTGTGCCACACGTCAG CTATAGACTGTGAGGTTCGGCAGTGGGGTCCCTGGTCTCCGTGTTCGTCCGTCTGTGGGGCGGGGACTACAGAGCGAAGCCGGCAGGTAGCCACGCCCCCTCATAATGGAGGCACGCCCTGTCCTGACCTCAAACAGCGCAGAGGATGTCTCGCACACACAGAAACCTGCAGCGCTGCTAAAG aGGTGGCCAAAATCCTGCCTGACTCATTCAGGCGGAACTTTGAGGACCCTTGGAGACGGCCGCACATGCTTATGAAGGAGGAGAAGAAGAG TTACTGTGTGCAGATGCGTGTGAAGCAGGTGAGCGCTGCGTGTAAGATGAGGCCGTGGAGCGCCGGATTGGTTTTCGAGCGCTCCGTGTGCATCGAGTGTCAGAGCGACGCCATGACCAATGAGGACCGCTGCGGTGGAGACGGGCTGCAGAACATCAG AACCTTCTGGTCGGCCGCTTCAGCTCCGGGTtgctcagggtcgtgggttcgagagTTATTTACCGAGGACTGTCGGTGTCCCTCTTACTCCATGATATTCGTCTGA